GATAATAAGAGAACTTACGGATAAATTAAACCTTTTGGATTCAATAAATTTAACTATCAATGAAATAAAAAATAAAATTAATTAAATTTAAGGTTTACAAATTTAATTAAAAACCTATTTAAGTATATGTAAAGCAAATGAGTTAGCTAACCTCAAAGGCTTAATAAAATTATTATTAATATTTAGGAGGAAAAAATTATGGGTTATTTAGGAATTAACATGTCAGGATCAAGTATACCAGTATATTCTACAAATATTGAGGATAACACAAGGATAGGAAGCTTGGGTTATAAGGAAAGATTTGCAGTTACAAGCAGTGGACCAATTGCAATAGTTATAAAGTTTGTAAATTCTTCAGGAAATTGGGTTGATGGTAGACTGGATGTAGATGCTGATATTAGCGATTGGTGTGAATATTTATTTGTACCAGGTGCTATAGCAGCAAGAGTATTTCGTACAGATAGAACAATAGATATGTACAATTCTGGTGGAAGCTATGTAGGATCATTCCCAGCAGGTACGCTAGTAGAACCTTATGATTATAGTAGATCACAAAATGGAACCAGGCATCCAGATTTTCTTAGAATAAGAGGATTATATGATTCAGGACAAAATCCGATTAATGCAGATACCTATGGAATGTTCATAGATTGCAAAATAAGATATAATTCTGGCAATACTCCTGTTTATGGAGATTGGAATTAATAAGATATTGTATTAATCTAGAATAGAGGAATGTAGTAGATTTGTTATTATGCAAATCTTGCTACAGTCCTTCTTTATTGTTCTGTTATTTCTTTCATATAATTTATTCCAACGATAGTATTATTCTTGGAATTTGGGGTGAAACCAGAATTATGCGATTCGTCATAATCGTATGCTAGACCTAATACAAAATTACCTTGATTAGAGGAATAAACTATATAAGTTTTTCCAGTAGAATTATCATATTTATTTCTTATTTCTTTTATATCATTAGGCAATACACTTTTAGCAAGTTTTATTGCATCTTCATAAGTTACTTTTGTTGGATTTACTTCAGATGCATAGGTATAGTCAAATAATATATCTTTGTATTTTTTATTATCTACACTAGGTATTCCAGCTTCACTGCCAACAAAGCTATTTTCAGTTTCATAGTAAGTAAGAGAAGAATCAGCTTTATTATAATTCAGTTTAGATTTATCCACTTCTTTATATCTTTTATCTATTTCAGTATTATCTCTTTCTTCGTTTTCTTCAAAAATTGCCTGATCTCTTGGAGAGTTCCCACGAGTTTCATAATTATCATTGTCAGTAGCATCTTTACTTGTTTTCGGAGATTCGTCTCCAGTTGTCGTTTGATTTTCTGTAGCACTTCCATTTTGAACTGTTGATTTGCAACCAGTAGCTGTAAAAGATAATAGTAGTAATGCTGTCAGTATTATGTAATTAAATTTTTTCAATATATGTCCTCCTTTTATAGATTCAAAAAACAATATTAATGCTATTAAAAATATGAATAGTAAAGCATATATTATAAGATTAAATCTTTCTTATGTTGAATTTGTTTGTAAAAATATGTATAATGAAATATTATCATATAATAATAATTAAAACAAGGATAGAAAGAGGTATTTATGGAGGTAGATTTCAAGATTTCAAAGGATGATCTGCTAGATTTTCATATCAAACATATTCATGAAACGAAAGTTTACAAACAACAAATGCGTTTTTACAATATATATGTTTTTGTATTATTGTTTGGAATGATACTTTTACTTAGAAGTGCTTTATATACCATAACCGGAATAATTATTTATGGTATATTTTTAATCTTTAGAAAAAGAATATTTAACTGGAGATTAAGGAAAAAGATTTTTAAAATATATGATTCTGATAAATATACAAATATGTTTCAGGAAACGCATTTACGCTTTATAGATGATGGAATAAAAATTAGTACAAAGTTTTCTGAAACAATTTATAAGTGGAGTGCTATTAAAGGTCTGTATTTAGTGGAACAGTATATTTTTATAACAACATTAAATAGGGAAAACTTATTGATTCCTATATTTTCTTTTAATCCTCTAGAAAATAAAGAATTATTTGTGAGTACTATTACTAGAAATACAAATTTAAGATTAAAAAATAAATATCCTGATGATGTTTAGTATGTTAAATTTGAAGGGAAGTAAACAAAAATCACCTCGAAATTCTGAGGTGATTTTTGTTTGTATTTAATGGAAACTAGAATGTGGTATATAGAATAGAATTATGCAAATGCTGCTATAGATGCAATTCCTTTTATAAGAGCAGCTCCTAAGGCTGTCTCAGCACCTACAATTATAATAGCAGCAGCAAGCGCAATGAATATTAAAACTCCTATAGCGTGGGTTTCCTTAACAAAGTCTATTATGCCATTTACAGCAAGCTCAAATTCCTCAAGTAATTTATCTTTATCTATTCTAAATTCAATAGATAAAGTTTCTGAAAG
This genomic stretch from Clostridium beijerinckii harbors:
- a CDS encoding YcxB family protein, giving the protein MEVDFKISKDDLLDFHIKHIHETKVYKQQMRFYNIYVFVLLFGMILLLRSALYTITGIIIYGIFLIFRKRIFNWRLRKKIFKIYDSDKYTNMFQETHLRFIDDGIKISTKFSETIYKWSAIKGLYLVEQYIFITTLNRENLLIPIFSFNPLENKELFVSTITRNTNLRLKNKYPDDV